In the Hyphomonadaceae bacterium BL14 genome, one interval contains:
- a CDS encoding endonuclease/exonuclease/phosphatase family protein, with translation MMRFVLSFGAAMLLGACEAPTDTATPASEASTLRIAAWNIEHLTAEFGAGCAPRDEAGLDRVADYIRQVDADIWLLQEIDGEAALERVFGPGWSFHVEERPASGDYPLCRGRDDGSRLRAQNTAIAIRDSLAHVRLPDFAQLDVRGSGRMRHGVAISLAEGEPLDIMSVHLASGCHQGDTSNVCPTLFAQAEVLEDWVDMRSASGRAVVVGGDFNRRFEMDGDEVWRGLNDGDPYALHIAGAGIRPACDPRYSEFIDFLVLNEHAFTRKVMGSFAETTFTETGPTRPSDHCPILVEIAR, from the coding sequence ATGATGCGCTTTGTCCTGAGCTTTGGCGCCGCGATGCTGCTGGGAGCCTGCGAGGCGCCCACCGATACAGCCACGCCGGCCAGTGAGGCCTCCACGCTGCGCATCGCTGCCTGGAATATCGAGCACCTCACCGCTGAGTTCGGCGCAGGCTGCGCCCCGCGCGACGAGGCCGGTCTGGATCGCGTGGCCGATTACATCCGCCAGGTCGATGCCGACATATGGCTCCTCCAGGAGATCGACGGCGAGGCCGCGCTCGAGCGCGTGTTCGGCCCGGGCTGGTCCTTCCATGTCGAGGAGCGCCCTGCCTCTGGCGATTATCCGCTGTGCCGCGGCCGCGATGACGGCTCGCGCCTGCGCGCCCAGAACACCGCCATCGCGATCCGCGACAGCCTTGCCCACGTGCGCCTGCCTGATTTTGCGCAGCTGGATGTGCGCGGCTCAGGCCGGATGCGCCACGGCGTGGCGATCTCGCTGGCGGAGGGCGAGCCTCTCGACATCATGAGCGTGCATCTCGCTTCGGGATGCCATCAGGGCGACACGTCCAATGTATGCCCGACCCTTTTTGCGCAGGCGGAGGTTCTGGAAGACTGGGTGGATATGCGCAGCGCCTCGGGGCGCGCCGTTGTCGTCGGGGGTGATTTCAACCGGCGCTTCGAGATGGACGGCGACGAGGTCTGGCGCGGGCTTAATGACGGCGATCCTTACGCTCTTCATATCGCCGGCGCCGGCATCCGTCCTGCCTGCGATCCGCGCTACAGCGAGTTCATCGATTTTCTGGTGCTCAACGAGCACGCCTTCACCCGCAAGGTGATGGGATCGTTCGCTGAGACCACATTCACCGAGACAGGCCCAACGCGTCCCTCCGACCACTGCCCTATCCTGGTGGAGATCGCCAGATAG
- a CDS encoding metallophosphoesterase: MAPANIDPNDLLSSAQGIDVIGDIHGHLAPLERLLLELGYDRMSGIWRHSEGRKALFLGDLVDRGPSNMGVVQTVRSMVEAGEAVCLMGNHELNAVHFSMEDPQVPGRHLRARSDKNIGQHVAFLREYHAGPEARDRMRKDLAWFASLPLWIELPGLRAVHACWSQAHIDRLADPLVLAGPDRSDVWQEAADTGRPLGEAVDVILKGAEIKLPDNVSFEDKDGHVRKEARLKWWSEGSSWRDAVIGTAPLYDAIAHLEGSPDSALSYGDDEKPVFFSHYWMSARNGAPELTRSPNVCCLDYSVARPGGLLAAYRWDGEETLSSERLMWAKGTI; this comes from the coding sequence ATGGCCCCTGCCAACATCGACCCGAATGACCTTCTGTCGAGCGCACAGGGCATCGATGTGATCGGCGATATTCATGGTCATCTCGCGCCGCTCGAGCGACTGCTTCTCGAGCTTGGCTATGACCGCATGAGCGGGATCTGGCGCCACAGTGAGGGGCGCAAGGCCCTGTTCCTGGGAGACCTCGTGGACCGTGGCCCCAGCAATATGGGCGTCGTCCAGACCGTAAGATCCATGGTCGAGGCCGGCGAAGCGGTCTGCCTCATGGGCAATCACGAGCTCAATGCGGTGCATTTTTCCATGGAGGACCCGCAGGTTCCCGGCCGGCATCTGCGCGCGCGCAGCGACAAGAATATTGGCCAGCACGTGGCCTTCCTGCGCGAGTATCATGCGGGGCCAGAGGCGCGCGACCGCATGCGCAAGGACCTCGCGTGGTTCGCCAGCCTGCCCCTATGGATCGAACTGCCCGGGCTGCGCGCCGTTCATGCCTGCTGGAGCCAAGCCCATATCGATCGCCTCGCAGATCCGCTCGTGCTGGCTGGACCAGACAGGAGCGACGTCTGGCAGGAAGCGGCCGACACCGGGCGCCCCCTTGGAGAGGCGGTCGATGTCATCCTCAAAGGCGCCGAGATCAAACTGCCCGACAACGTCAGTTTTGAAGACAAGGACGGCCATGTCCGTAAGGAAGCCAGGCTCAAATGGTGGAGCGAAGGGTCGAGCTGGCGCGACGCCGTTATCGGCACAGCCCCGCTCTATGACGCCATTGCCCACCTTGAGGGCTCACCGGACAGCGCCCTGAGCTATGGCGATGACGAGAAGCCGGTCTTCTTCAGTCACTACTGGATGTCCGCCAGAAACGGAGCGCCCGAACTCACCCGCTCACCGAATGTCTGCTGCCTTGATTACAGCGTCGCCCGGCCAGGCGGCCTGCTCGCCGCTTACCGTTGGGACGGGGAGGAGACCCTGTCGAGCGAGCGCCTGATGTGGGCGAAAGGGACGATCTGA
- a CDS encoding ATP-binding protein, with product MTGALPIITADQRLAEQRGVKGVIFGRSGIGKTSLLWTLDPATTLFIDLEAGDLAIEGWPGDSVRPRTWAECRDFAVFIGGPNPALRDDQVYSAAHFAAVRERFGDRAALDRYHTVFIDSITVAGRLCFQWCKGQPEAFSDKTGKPDVRGAYGLHGREMIAWLTHLQHTRAKNVWFVGILDEKLDDFNRKVFVPQIDGSKTGLELPGIVDQVITMAEIKGEDGKLQRGFVCQTLNQWGYPAKDRSGRLDLLETPHLGRLMEKIRGPVAPALKRLTYQPPSLPAPPTDASTPSENT from the coding sequence ATGACCGGCGCGCTTCCCATTATCACCGCCGATCAGCGTCTCGCCGAGCAACGTGGCGTCAAGGGTGTGATCTTCGGCAGGTCCGGGATCGGCAAGACCTCGCTTCTCTGGACGCTTGATCCCGCCACCACGCTCTTCATTGACCTGGAGGCGGGCGACCTCGCCATCGAGGGCTGGCCCGGCGACAGCGTCCGGCCGCGCACATGGGCCGAATGCCGTGATTTCGCGGTTTTCATCGGCGGACCCAATCCCGCGCTGCGCGACGATCAGGTCTACAGCGCCGCCCATTTCGCGGCGGTGCGCGAGCGCTTCGGCGATCGGGCGGCGCTCGACCGCTACCACACGGTCTTCATCGACTCGATCACTGTCGCGGGGCGGCTCTGCTTCCAGTGGTGCAAGGGTCAGCCAGAGGCTTTCTCGGACAAGACCGGCAAGCCTGATGTCCGCGGCGCCTACGGCCTGCACGGCCGCGAGATGATCGCGTGGCTCACCCACCTGCAGCACACGCGGGCGAAGAATGTCTGGTTCGTCGGGATCCTCGACGAGAAGCTCGACGACTTCAACCGCAAGGTTTTCGTGCCGCAGATCGACGGCTCGAAGACCGGCCTCGAGCTGCCGGGCATCGTCGATCAGGTCATCACCATGGCCGAGATCAAGGGCGAGGATGGCAAGCTGCAGCGCGGCTTTGTCTGCCAGACCCTCAACCAGTGGGGCTATCCCGCCAAGGATCGCTCCGGACGGCTTGATCTGCTGGAGACCCCGCATCTTGGCCGCCTGATGGAGAAGATCCGAGGGCCCGTCGCGCCAGCGCTCAAGCGCCTGACCTACCAGCCGCCAAGCCTTCCCGCGCCGCCCACCGACGCTTCCACCCCTTCTGAAAACACCTGA
- a CDS encoding helix-turn-helix domain-containing protein, translated as MTDIPIRHLHQVDLARRWKLSPRTLERWRWLGCGPAYLKVGGRVLYRLEDVEAYEAASINACAAPQGGAS; from the coding sequence ATGACAGATATTCCTATCAGACATCTCCACCAGGTCGATCTGGCGCGCCGCTGGAAGCTGTCGCCGCGCACACTGGAGCGCTGGCGCTGGCTGGGGTGCGGGCCTGCCTATCTGAAAGTGGGCGGGCGGGTGCTCTACCGGCTGGAGGATGTGGAGGCCTATGAGGCCGCCAGCATCAACGCGTGCGCAGCGCCTCAGGGCGGTGCCTCATGA
- a CDS encoding formylglycine-generating enzyme family protein — protein sequence MGLFNRRTLILPRMVRIKPGRFIMGSPESETAYRDSESPQHEVKIDYAFEVGKYPVTFREWDSAARLGACEGYLPPDRGWGRGWKPVINVSWEDAQAYIRFLNERTGRRYRLLTEAEWEYCCRAGTTTAYAFGDTLTSRKQGVVFSYNRTVEVRHLWANKWGLVSMHGNVFEWVEDCWNDSYEGAPSDGSERTTGNCSIRVYRGGSWFNFPLFLRSASRGRNASGYRKFPHVGFRLARTLPD from the coding sequence ATGGGGTTGTTCAATCGGCGCACATTGATCCTGCCGCGCATGGTGCGCATCAAGCCGGGCCGGTTTATTATGGGCTCGCCGGAAAGCGAGACCGCATACCGCGACTCTGAATCCCCCCAGCATGAGGTGAAGATCGATTACGCCTTCGAGGTGGGCAAATATCCTGTGACCTTTCGCGAATGGGATTCAGCGGCGCGCCTTGGAGCCTGTGAAGGATACCTTCCGCCCGATAGGGGGTGGGGCCGGGGCTGGAAGCCGGTTATCAATGTGAGCTGGGAGGACGCGCAGGCCTATATTCGTTTCCTCAATGAGCGCACGGGCCGACGCTATCGCCTGCTGACGGAGGCCGAGTGGGAGTATTGCTGCCGGGCGGGCACGACGACGGCCTACGCTTTTGGCGATACTCTCACCAGCCGCAAGCAGGGTGTCGTTTTCAGCTATAACCGGACGGTTGAGGTCAGGCACCTCTGGGCCAACAAATGGGGGCTCGTGAGCATGCATGGCAATGTGTTTGAGTGGGTCGAGGACTGCTGGAATGACAGCTATGAGGGCGCGCCATCGGACGGCTCTGAACGCACAACCGGGAATTGCTCTATCCGCGTCTACCGCGGCGGTTCGTGGTTCAACTTTCCGCTGTTCCTGCGCTCCGCGTCCCGCGGCAGGAACGCGTCTGGCTACCGGAAATTCCCGCACGTCGGGTTCCGTCTTGCGAGGACGCTTCCCGATTAG
- a CDS encoding recombinase family protein gives MTRPDDTPATPRKLRCAVYTRKSSEEGLDQAFNSLDAQREACEAYIASQRSQGWVLVRDQYDDGGVSGGTLERPGLKRLMTDIEDGLVDVVVVYKIDRLSRSLADFAKLVEVFDRNGVTFVSVTQSFNTTTSMGRLTLNILLSFAQFEREVTAERIRDKVAASRKKGMWMGGLPPYGYRVENRKLVVDEEAATNVRWIFASFLEIGSCTELAREVGARGIRTPRGNRIDKKYIYRMLSNRAYIGQAVHKGESYPGEHDAIIDRETWDRVHAILQESPRKRAARTRADTPALLKGLLFGPDGAAFSPTHTRKGDRLYRYYVSQTVLKHGAGSCPVGRVPAGEIEAAVIDQLRAVFRQPEIVAGTWKAARAHADDVSEADARAALQRLDPLWDELFPAEQARIVTLLVERVDIGTNGLNFRLRMDGLGGLAREMLSGSIGAAA, from the coding sequence ATGACCCGGCCAGATGACACGCCAGCCACGCCGCGCAAGCTGCGCTGCGCGGTCTACACCCGCAAATCCTCCGAGGAAGGGCTCGATCAGGCATTCAACTCCCTTGATGCCCAGCGCGAGGCCTGCGAGGCCTACATCGCCAGCCAGCGGTCGCAGGGCTGGGTGCTGGTGCGCGATCAGTATGACGATGGCGGAGTGTCTGGCGGCACGCTGGAGCGCCCGGGCCTGAAACGGCTGATGACTGACATCGAGGACGGGCTCGTTGATGTGGTCGTGGTCTACAAGATCGACCGTCTCTCCCGGTCGCTGGCCGATTTTGCCAAGCTGGTGGAGGTGTTCGACCGCAACGGCGTGACCTTCGTCTCGGTCACGCAGTCGTTCAACACCACCACGTCCATGGGGCGGCTGACGCTGAACATCCTGCTCAGCTTCGCCCAGTTCGAACGCGAGGTAACAGCCGAGCGTATCCGGGACAAGGTGGCCGCCAGCCGGAAGAAGGGCATGTGGATGGGCGGCCTCCCGCCCTACGGCTACCGCGTCGAGAATCGGAAACTGGTGGTCGACGAAGAAGCCGCAACGAATGTGCGCTGGATCTTCGCCAGCTTCCTCGAGATCGGTTCCTGCACGGAACTGGCGCGCGAGGTCGGCGCCCGCGGCATACGCACCCCGCGCGGGAACAGGATCGACAAGAAATACATCTATCGGATGCTCAGCAACCGCGCCTACATCGGCCAGGCGGTCCACAAGGGCGAGAGCTATCCTGGCGAACACGACGCGATCATCGACCGCGAGACTTGGGACCGCGTGCACGCCATCCTGCAGGAGAGCCCCAGAAAGCGCGCCGCACGCACTCGCGCCGACACGCCCGCGCTGCTGAAGGGGCTGCTGTTCGGGCCCGATGGCGCCGCGTTCTCACCGACGCATACCCGCAAGGGCGACAGGCTCTACCGCTACTACGTCAGCCAGACAGTCCTGAAGCATGGTGCCGGGTCATGCCCCGTGGGCCGCGTGCCAGCAGGGGAGATCGAGGCCGCGGTCATCGACCAACTCCGTGCCGTGTTCCGGCAGCCTGAAATTGTTGCGGGGACTTGGAAGGCGGCGCGTGCCCACGCCGACGACGTCTCCGAGGCCGACGCCCGCGCGGCGTTGCAGCGGCTCGATCCGCTGTGGGACGAACTCTTCCCCGCCGAGCAGGCGCGCATAGTCACGCTGCTGGTCGAGCGCGTCGATATCGGCACGAACGGGCTCAACTTCCGGCTCCGGATGGACGGCCTCGGAGGGCTCGCGCGCGAGATGCTGTCTGGCAGCATCGGAGCAGCGGCATGA
- a CDS encoding WYL domain-containing protein encodes MRWGVEKRLEFIEFRLFWEGGINRADIVDQFGVSVPQASKDLTLYEDKAPGNLIYDKSAKRYKAADEFKPVFMQPNASTYLAHLRESNGGASGVTEAWLASAPEHDALPIPHRRVEAGILRDVLKAAREGHSIEIFYQSMSAKKPAPEWRQISPHALGNDGLRWHVRAFCHVDQKFKDFILSRCMKTRKHGLSVASAKEDKLWHDRFAVALAPNPALSESQRSIIAQDYEMKDGRTEVMVRKALLYYFQKRLRLDVADKLDNPHEIPVVVANRAAFDAALAEAMA; translated from the coding sequence ATGCGCTGGGGTGTCGAAAAACGGTTGGAGTTCATTGAGTTCCGCCTCTTCTGGGAGGGCGGGATCAACCGCGCCGACATCGTCGACCAGTTTGGCGTCTCCGTGCCCCAAGCCTCCAAGGACCTGACACTCTACGAGGACAAGGCACCCGGAAACCTAATCTACGACAAGAGTGCCAAACGCTATAAGGCGGCTGATGAATTCAAACCCGTGTTCATGCAGCCCAATGCGTCCACGTACCTCGCTCATCTGCGCGAGTCGAACGGGGGAGCATCTGGTGTGACCGAGGCCTGGCTTGCATCGGCACCCGAGCACGATGCTCTGCCTATTCCACATCGGCGCGTGGAGGCTGGCATCCTTCGCGATGTCCTCAAAGCCGCGCGGGAAGGCCACTCCATCGAGATCTTCTACCAGTCGATGAGTGCCAAGAAGCCTGCCCCCGAGTGGAGGCAGATTTCACCCCATGCGCTCGGCAATGACGGACTACGCTGGCATGTCCGTGCATTCTGTCACGTCGATCAAAAGTTCAAAGACTTCATCTTGTCACGATGCATGAAGACCCGAAAGCATGGACTGTCGGTCGCATCCGCGAAGGAGGATAAGCTTTGGCATGATCGCTTCGCGGTGGCGCTCGCGCCCAATCCAGCCTTGAGCGAGAGCCAGCGGTCGATCATAGCCCAAGACTATGAAATGAAGGATGGGCGCACCGAAGTGATGGTGCGCAAAGCACTGCTCTACTATTTCCAGAAGCGCCTCCGTCTGGATGTCGCCGACAAGCTGGATAACCCCCACGAAATCCCGGTCGTGGTGGCCAATCGTGCTGCATTCGACGCCGCTCTTGCGGAGGCGATGGCATGA
- a CDS encoding DUF2924 domain-containing protein — protein MTTHDPIPARLAALKSTPTLELKKQWRDLYDSEAPPFNRRYLETRLAYRIQELAYGGLKPETLRRLERLGEELDGGNITIRRIRADLMPIAGTRLIREWQGVEHEVTVTRGGFEWQGRPYRSLSAIARAITGTRWNGWVFFGLKNARARS, from the coding sequence ATGACCACACATGACCCCATCCCCGCGCGCCTCGCGGCGCTGAAATCGACGCCCACGCTGGAACTCAAGAAGCAGTGGCGCGACCTGTATGACAGCGAGGCGCCGCCCTTCAACCGCCGCTATCTCGAGACCCGCCTGGCCTATCGCATCCAGGAGCTTGCCTATGGCGGGCTTAAACCTGAGACCCTGCGCAGGCTGGAGCGGCTGGGAGAAGAGCTCGACGGCGGCAACATCACCATACGGCGCATCCGCGCCGATCTCATGCCCATCGCCGGCACGCGGCTGATCCGCGAATGGCAGGGGGTCGAGCATGAGGTGACCGTCACGCGCGGCGGGTTCGAGTGGCAGGGCCGGCCGTATCGTTCGCTCTCCGCCATCGCGCGCGCCATCACCGGCACGCGCTGGAATGGCTGGGTGTTCTTCGGCCTCAAGAACGCAAGGGCGCGCTCATGA
- a CDS encoding S24 family peptidase: MELDPIRIRVLNLIEDKGTDLKNASLAIGRNAAYLHQYIYRGSPKVLPEDVREGLAELFGVSEDSLRNARRLPRRAGHGEREPRRAARRELVYPEGFSPIAEIDVRASAGPGAINEGLEEASETWLLPDPLIRHEFRARAADLRMITIDGDSMEPVLSSGDRILIDTSQRIPVPPGIFVVWDGMGLVAKRVEHIAHSEPPRVIIHSVNPEYRTYERDAEEVNIVGRVIWAARRL; the protein is encoded by the coding sequence ATGGAGCTCGATCCCATCCGGATCCGGGTGCTCAACCTCATCGAGGACAAGGGCACGGACCTGAAGAACGCCTCGCTCGCGATCGGGCGCAACGCGGCCTATCTGCACCAGTACATCTATCGCGGCTCACCCAAGGTCCTGCCCGAGGACGTGCGCGAGGGACTGGCGGAGCTGTTCGGCGTCAGCGAGGACAGCCTGCGCAATGCCCGCAGGCTCCCCCGGCGCGCCGGCCATGGCGAACGCGAGCCGCGCCGGGCCGCGAGACGCGAGCTTGTCTATCCTGAAGGGTTCTCGCCCATCGCCGAGATCGATGTGCGCGCCTCAGCCGGTCCCGGCGCGATCAACGAGGGGCTCGAGGAGGCGAGCGAGACCTGGCTCCTACCCGACCCTCTCATCCGACATGAGTTCCGCGCGCGCGCAGCAGACCTGCGCATGATCACGATCGATGGGGATTCCATGGAGCCGGTGCTGTCATCCGGCGACCGCATCCTCATCGACACCAGCCAGCGCATCCCCGTGCCGCCAGGCATCTTCGTGGTCTGGGATGGCATGGGTCTGGTAGCCAAGCGCGTCGAGCACATCGCCCACTCCGAACCGCCGCGCGTCATCATCCACTCGGTCAATCCCGAATACCGCACCTATGAGCGCGACGCCGAGGAGGTCAATATCGTCGGGCGGGTGATATGGGCTGCAAGGCGACTGTGA
- a CDS encoding DUF6511 domain-containing protein — MVDLTQQEKAAIRAAITPVAEIMEEIGWQARFSDLSETQVLTLIEVAVGGFQDAMRATAHSSDMEIPF; from the coding sequence ATGGTTGACCTTACGCAGCAGGAGAAGGCGGCGATCCGCGCCGCCATCACGCCGGTTGCCGAGATCATGGAGGAGATCGGCTGGCAGGCCCGGTTCTCCGATCTCTCGGAAACGCAGGTCCTGACGCTCATCGAGGTCGCCGTGGGCGGCTTCCAGGACGCCATGCGCGCCACAGCGCACAGCAGCGACATGGAGATTCCCTTTTGA
- a CDS encoding DEAD/DEAH box helicase: MRLRPRQKTFVERSVAALASRGNTLGVAPTGAGKTIMLSAVTGELIGDGAKACVLAHRDELTAQNRAKFQRVAPGVTTSVIDATEKSWNGQVAFAMAPTLGRASNLADMPRVDLLVIDEAHHAVAESYRRIIDRVRGANSEARIFGVTATPNRGDRKGLREVFDNVADQVRLGELIASGHLVAPRTFVIDVGVQDELRSVRKTMSDFDMAEVAGIMDRAPVTDEVIRHWKEKAGDRQTVVFCSTVAHADHVTDAFRAAGVCAALIHGDLAAETRKAILAGYAAGDIRVIVNVAVLTEGWDHPPTACVVLLRPSSYKSTMIQMVGRGLRTVDPEEYPDIVKTDCVVLDFGTSSLIHGTLEQDVDLDGKTETGKAPTRTCPACEAQIPLAATECPLCGEVFAQEDTDASEDGSMAPLSGFMMTEIDLLKRSSFAWTDLFGTDDALMATGFTAWVGIFWLDGVWYAIGAAKGERPRLLGVGERTVCLAQADDWLNTHETDESAFKTRSWLRQPPTEKQLQYLAPECRHDFGLTRYRASALMTFGFNKHAIRQLIGKAASPERRAA, translated from the coding sequence ATGCGCCTGCGCCCCCGCCAGAAAACCTTTGTCGAGCGCAGCGTGGCCGCGCTCGCCTCCCGCGGCAACACGCTGGGTGTGGCGCCCACCGGCGCGGGAAAGACCATCATGCTCTCCGCTGTCACGGGAGAGTTGATCGGCGACGGCGCGAAGGCCTGCGTGCTTGCCCATCGCGACGAGCTGACGGCGCAGAACCGCGCCAAGTTCCAGCGCGTGGCGCCGGGCGTCACCACCTCGGTGATCGACGCCACGGAGAAATCCTGGAACGGTCAGGTCGCTTTCGCCATGGCGCCCACGCTGGGGCGGGCCTCGAACCTTGCCGACATGCCGCGCGTTGACCTGCTGGTCATTGATGAAGCCCACCACGCTGTTGCCGAAAGCTACCGGCGCATCATTGACCGGGTGCGCGGGGCCAATTCGGAGGCCCGCATATTCGGCGTCACGGCGACACCCAACCGGGGTGACCGGAAGGGCCTGCGCGAGGTTTTTGACAACGTGGCCGACCAGGTGCGTCTGGGCGAACTGATCGCCTCGGGCCACCTGGTGGCGCCGCGCACCTTTGTCATCGATGTCGGCGTGCAGGATGAGTTGCGCTCGGTGCGCAAGACCATGTCGGATTTCGACATGGCTGAGGTGGCGGGCATCATGGACCGCGCGCCTGTCACTGATGAGGTGATCCGCCACTGGAAGGAAAAGGCGGGCGACCGGCAGACCGTGGTGTTCTGCTCCACCGTCGCGCATGCCGATCACGTCACCGACGCGTTCAGGGCGGCGGGTGTTTGCGCCGCGCTGATCCATGGCGATCTGGCGGCCGAAACCCGCAAGGCGATCCTCGCCGGTTACGCAGCGGGGGACATCCGCGTCATTGTCAACGTGGCGGTGCTCACTGAGGGCTGGGACCACCCGCCCACGGCCTGCGTCGTGCTGCTGCGGCCCAGCTCCTACAAGTCCACCATGATCCAGATGGTCGGGCGTGGCTTGCGCACGGTGGATCCCGAAGAATACCCCGACATCGTGAAAACCGACTGCGTGGTGCTGGATTTCGGCACCTCCAGCCTGATCCACGGCACGCTGGAACAGGATGTGGATCTCGACGGCAAGACCGAGACCGGCAAGGCGCCAACAAGAACCTGCCCGGCCTGTGAAGCGCAGATACCGCTGGCCGCCACCGAGTGCCCCCTCTGCGGTGAGGTCTTTGCGCAAGAGGATACGGACGCGAGCGAAGACGGTTCCATGGCCCCCCTGTCGGGCTTCATGATGACCGAGATTGATCTGCTCAAGCGTTCCAGCTTCGCCTGGACCGACCTGTTTGGTACCGACGACGCCCTCATGGCCACGGGCTTCACGGCCTGGGTCGGCATCTTCTGGCTGGATGGTGTCTGGTACGCCATCGGCGCAGCGAAGGGCGAACGCCCGCGCCTGTTGGGTGTCGGCGAGCGCACGGTCTGCCTGGCGCAGGCCGACGACTGGCTGAACACGCACGAGACCGACGAAAGCGCCTTCAAGACCCGTTCGTGGCTGCGCCAGCCGCCGACCGAAAAGCAGCTGCAATACCTGGCGCCCGAGTGCCGCCATGACTTTGGTCTGACGCGCTATCGCGCCTCGGCGCTGATGACGTTCGGCTTCAACAAGCACGCCATCCGCCAGCTGATCGGCAAGGCAGCCTCGCCCGAACGGAGGGCAGCATGA